One Schistocerca nitens isolate TAMUIC-IGC-003100 chromosome 1, iqSchNite1.1, whole genome shotgun sequence DNA segment encodes these proteins:
- the LOC126193790 gene encoding uncharacterized protein LOC126193790 codes for MRTDQDLLHISPPEMDNGIAELSRSELQDTLRQCVRIAHEDTHGTKIYLLKTMKLVDKNSKLKSVRPILDDMRLPQVEGRLQNADMSYEEKDQLILPPNHHLTRLVVQLKVNPAQQLMGDLPHSYVEAVRPFFSCRIDYTGSFYVKTGSQRSKLKERCYVVLFVCLATRAMHLEVVGKMMTEAFLLDLRRFISRRGRCQNPYSDNGKKFVGARQELSMLQAAVSSDYEQTQVKSFMNEQGIDWHFFPPVSPRFGGIWVAGVKPFKYHLRRMIGTICPTFEELTTLTCHTEALTPLLCNPTDPQALILGYFLI; via the exons TGGATAATGGCATAGCTGAATTGTCTCGTAGTGAACTGCAGGACACTTTGCGGCAGTGTGTCAGGATAGCACATGAAGATACACATGGAACAAAAATCTACCTGTTGAAGACCATGAAGCTAGTGGATAAAAATAGCAAGCTAAAATCAGTGCGTCCTATCCTTGATGACATGAGACTGCCACAGGTTGAAGGCAGGCTACAAAATGCTGATATGTCATATGAGGAGAAAGATCAACTCATACTGCCACCTAACCATCATCTCACACGACTAGTTGTG CAATTAAAGGTGAATCCCGCACAACAGCTCATGGGAGACCTACCACATTCATATGTAGAAGCTGTGAGGCCTTTCTTCAGTTGTAGGATTGATTACACAGGATCGTTCTATGTGAAAACTGGCTCACAGAGATCCAAATTAAAGGAAAGGTGCTATGTTGTCTTGTTTGTGTGCCTGGCTACACGAGCAATGCATTTGGAAGTAGTTGGTAAGATGATGACTGAAGCATTCCTGTTGGACTTAAGAAGATTTATTTCACGGCGGGGTAGGTGCCAAAACCCGTACAGTGACAATGGGAAGAAATTCGTTGGAGCTAGGCAGGAACTTAGCATGTTACAAGCTGCTGTGAGCAGTGATTATGAGCAGACACAGGTGAAAAGCTTTATGAATGAACAAGGCATCGACTGGCACTTCTTTCCTCCTGTGTCACCACGCTTTGGTGGAATATGGGTAGCAGGAGTGAAGCCCTTCAAGTACCACTTGCGGCGAATGATAGGAACCATATGTCCAACTTTCGAAGAGTTGACAACCCTGACTTGCCATACTGAGGCTCTCACGCCACTGTTGTGCAATCCTACTGATCCCCAGGCCCTCATCCTAGGTTATTTCCTCATTTGA